A region of the Kaistia geumhonensis genome:
TCTCGGCGAATGCGAACGAGGAAGGCACCTTCCAGTTCCTGCCCTGGATCCAGTCCTCGGGCGGCAATTTCGACAAGGTCAACGGCCCCGGCGCGGTCAAGGCGCTCGAGCTCTGGCAGAAGATCATCGACGAGAAGCTCGCCTCGCCGGACACGCTGATCCGCGGCCAGTATGACAGCTTCGCCACCTTCAATGCGCAGAACGCCGCCATGGCCATTTCCGGCCCGTGGGAGCTGCCGCGCATGTCGAAGGACGCCAAGTTCGATGTCGGCATCACGCTGCTGCCGATTCCGGAAGCCGGCGCAAAGCGCGCCTCGGCGCTCGGCGAAGGCAACAACGTGATCTTCGCCAAGACCAAGCATCCCAAGGAAGCCTACGCGTATCTCGAATACATGTATTCGCAGATGCCGCGCGTCTGGAACGAGTTCGGCTTCGTGCCGTCCTACCCGGTCGAGGTCAAGGATCCGAAGTGGCCGGCCGAATACGCGGTCTTCGTCGAGTCGATGAAGTACGCTGCGGCCCGCGGCCCCTCGCCGGATTGGGCGAAGATCTCGAAGGCGATCTCGACCGCCATCCAGCAGGCCCTGACGCACCAGACGGACGCCCAGACCGCGCTGAACACCGCGCAGACGACGATCGAGGGCATCGTCAACAAGTGAGTGAATGCGGGGCGGCGCGCCTTGCGCGCAGCCGCCCGTCCATCCGGCGCGCCGCGACCCCTTGCAGGAGCGCGGCGCTCCTCGATATTGCCCCACGCCTTTCTCGGAGACAGCGTCCATGTCGGCCCTCTTCCGCGGCCTGCGCGACGGCCATGGTTTCGATGCGCTGCTGGCATTGCTCGCGCTCGTCTATCTGCTGACCTTCTCGGCCTTCCCCCTCGTCTACAACATCGTGATGTCGTTCCAGGAAGTGGACATGTTCAGCATGGCTGATCTCGTCCGCCCCTTTGTCGGCCTCGCGAACTACAAGACGCTGTTCGCCTCCCCCGACTTCTGGCCGATCCTGCGCAACACGGCGCTGTTCGTGCTGCTGTCGATCGTGTTCCAGCTCGCGATCGGCTTCGGCCTGGCGCTCTTCATGCAGCAGGATTTCCCCGGCGCGACCTATCTGCGCGGCCTGTTCCTGGCGGCCTGGATCATGC
Encoded here:
- a CDS encoding ABC transporter substrate-binding protein, whose amino-acid sequence is MRNMKLLLAGALALAGSTVLASAEEVTLNVWTIDREEDPGYMYVMAKEFQKLHPEVKFNIKHVEFADWANDITRAVATGTAPDVAYVDNPNTPFLSSKGALLDISPYIKDSKVVDPSKIFPGPLSTVTWDGKIYGLPRGSNTIALYYNKDMFKAAGLDPDKPPQTWDELYETAKKLTDPSKNVYGLAFSANANEEGTFQFLPWIQSSGGNFDKVNGPGAVKALELWQKIIDEKLASPDTLIRGQYDSFATFNAQNAAMAISGPWELPRMSKDAKFDVGITLLPIPEAGAKRASALGEGNNVIFAKTKHPKEAYAYLEYMYSQMPRVWNEFGFVPSYPVEVKDPKWPAEYAVFVESMKYAAARGPSPDWAKISKAISTAIQQALTHQTDAQTALNTAQTTIEGIVNK